In a genomic window of Jaculus jaculus isolate mJacJac1 chromosome 8, mJacJac1.mat.Y.cur, whole genome shotgun sequence:
- the Asxl1 gene encoding polycomb group protein ASXL1 isoform X1, whose translation MKDKQKRKKERTWAEAARLVLENYSDAPMTPKQILQVIEAEGLKEMRSGTSPLACLNAMLHSNSRGGEGLFYKLPGRISLFTLKKDALQWSRNVAAVDGEEPEDSADVESCGSNETSTVSGENDVSLDETSSNASCSTESQSRPISNPKDSYRAPSQANKQKKKTGVMLPRVVLTPLKVNGAHVESTSGFSGRQADGESRSPSSGSSGSLALGSTAIRGQAEVARDPAPLLRGFRKPATGQMKRNRGEEVDFETPGSILVNTNLRALINSRTFHALPSHFQQQLLFLLPEVDRQVGTDGLLRLSSTALNNEFFTHAAQSWRERLADGEFTHEMQVRIRQEMEKEKKVEQWKEKFFEDYYGQKLGLTKEESMQQNMGQEEAKIKSSLCVARESARPQRGPSARQRDGHFKKRSRPDLRTRARRNLYKKQEPEQAGVVKESKSVAPDVAPPNDEESKTNSAGMSCAPGPGVSSAAPNPESHKCPGEPVSSRIQAEPDNLARTSVSPDRIPSLLQDTVDQEPKDQKRKSFEQAASASFPEKKPRLEDRQSFRNTIESVHTEKPQPTKEEPKVPPIRIQLSRIKPPWVVKGQPTYQICPRIVPITESSCRGWTGTRTLADIKARALQARGARGHHCHREAATTAIGGGGGPGGGGGGATDEGGGRGSGDGGEARGHSEPRGVPSTPGESASDLQRTQLLPPCPLNGECTQTGPAMSTARREDPGSVRKEESCPLQRVPGVFTSELEDASQPPVAPTGDQPFQALPPLSSQTPVIGRLVELPELHLGSRTECESGSASCKRGDGEQGGSSPPESGPVLSRVGSSTFEEGTDQAFDNSPTTKDPVNVIAASVPELSLAGCQQDRSADNEVGLGDSGPLTRGSDSRQEALKLEALTLNNTAPWGHTLSTYEVVKQSEPESRQNAPSVQPQVGVEWERAAPLSDVTSEVSVAKEGRAPPESCASLWAAPPRGGMPIPGSNSERADMEEVRVNGSSETPSPHSESTDTASDFEGNLTEDSSEADTVETTAAKGSLVDEDKKPGRSRSTSASTLSGDLNLVTRTEGMTAAQSWVSRVCAIPPKAPDSLLSSTEHQLRPVGLPGPGSSVEATNPLAMQLPQGNLTLDKVLPPSRRGSPAEPPRLPLLREQGRAPMDEGTRHGPGETRHPGDRSSPGSVEALKEPPLLGQGCAPSTGLGRAEATPTPGTPKTSKKDPSLDSLHPMTALMPSSGNLDKVDSKEHFSSFPCAEKKEARVLSQSSDPGAAPGQRPQDPTALRLSSRSSPDVLSGPEQTAEALGDHSSAQGPEKKLFGPRNMAATLHCPRPADPTPLPAEVPPVFPSRKLGPSKNCVSDGAQTAREDWAPKPPPASAGSVKTEKTFSRGPLKADAENRKTGGRSPLEVVGHLQGMPFVVDLPLWKLPREPGKGLSQPLEPSSIPSQLNIKQAFYGKFSKLQLSSTSFNYSSSSPTFPKGLAGSVVQLSHKANFGASHSASLSLQMFTDSSTVESISLQCACSLKAMIMCQGCGAFCHDDCIGPSKLCVLCLVVR comes from the exons AAGGATGCCCTGCAGTGGTCTCGAAATGTGGCTGCAGTGGATGGAGAAGAGCCAGAGGACTCGGCTGATGTGGAGAGCTGTGGGTCCAATGAAACCAGCACTGTGAGTGGTGAAAATGATG TGTCTCTTGATGAAACGTCTTCAAATGCATCCTGTTCTACAGAATCTCAGAGTCGGCCCATCTCCAACCCTAAGGATAGCTACAGAGCTCCCTCACAG gcaaacaaacaaaagaaaaagactgggGTCATGCTGCCACGAGTTGTCCTGACTCCTCTGAAGGTAAATGGGGCCCACGTGGAATCTACATCAG GGTTCTCGGGCCGCCAAGCCGATGGCGAGAGCCGTAGCCCAtccagcggcagcagcggctctcTGGCCCTGGGCAGCACTGCTATTCGTGGCCAGGCTGAGGTCGCCCGGGACCCTGCCCCACTCCTGAGAGGCTTCCGGAAGCCAGCCACAG GTCAAATGAAGCGCAACAGAGGGGAAGAGGTAGATTTTGAAACACCTGGGTCCATTCTTGTCAACACCAACCTCCGTGCTCTGATAAACTCACGGACCTTTCATGCCCTGCCATCACACTTCCAGCAgcagctcctcttcctcctgcctgAGGTGGACAGGCAG GTGGGGACAGATGGCCTTTTGCGCCTCAGCAGCACTGCACTGAATAATGAGTTCTTCACCCATGCCGCTCAGAGCTGGCGAGAACGCCTTGCTGATG GTGAATTCACTCATGAGATGCAAGTTAGGATACGAcaggaaatggagaaagaaaagaaggtggaACAATGGAAAGAAAAGTTCTTTGAAGACTACTATGGACAGAA ATTGGGTTTGACCAAAGAAGAGTCAATGCAGCAGAACATGGGCCAGGAGGAGGccaaaatcaagagcagcttgtgtgtcgCAAGAGAATCAGCACGGCCACAGCGTGGTCCATCTGCCCGCCAACGGGACGGGCATTTTAAGAAACGCTCTCGCCCAGATCTCCGAACCAGAGCCAGAAGGAATCTATACAAAAAACAGGAACCAGAACAAGCAGGGGTTGTGAAGGAATCAAAATCTGTAGCTCCAGATGTTGCACCGCCTAATGACGAGGAATCTAAGACCAACTCAGCAGGGATGAGCTGTGCCCCTGGGCCAGGTGTGTCCTCTGCAGCACCCAACCCAGAAAGTCACAAGTGCCCAGGCGAACCTGTGTCTTCCCGGATCCAAGCAGAACCGGACAACTTGGCACGCACCTCTGTATCTCCAGACAGAATTCCCAGCTTACTTCAGGACACTGTGGATCAGGAGCCAAAAGATCAGAAGAGGAAATCCTTTGAGCAGGCAGCCTCTGCGTCCTTTCCCGAAAAGAAGCCCCGGCTTGAAGATCGTCAGTCCTTTCGTAACACAATTGAAAGTGTTCACACCGAAAAGCCACAGCCCACTAAAGAGGAGCCCAAAGTCCCGCCCATCCGG ATTCAACTTTCACGTATCAAACCACCCTGGGTGGTTAAAGGTCAGCCCACTTACCAGATATGTCCCCGGATTGTCCCCATCACGGAGTCCTCCTGCCGGGGCTGGACTGGTACCAGGACCCTCGCAGACATTAAAGCCCGTGCTCTGCAGGCCCGAGGGGCAAGAGGCCACCACTGCCATAGAGAGGCAGCCACCACTGCCATCGGAGGGGGGGGTGGCCCGGGTGGAGGTGGCGGCGGGGCCACCGATGAGGGAGGTGGTAGAggcagtggtgatggtggtgaggcCCGTGGCCACTCTGAACCCAGGGGAGTCCCAAGCACCCCTGGAGAGAGTGCGTCAGATCTACAGCGAACACAACTACTGCCGCCTTGTCCTCTGAACGGGGAGTGCACTCAGACTGGACCTGCCATGTCCACAGCCAGGAGAGAGGATCCGGGTTCTGTCAGAAAGGAGGAGAGCTGTCCACTGCAGAGGGTCCCCGGTGTATTCACGAGTGAGCTAGAAGATGCCTCCCAGCCCCCCGTTGCTCCCACTGGGGACCAGCCATTCCAAGCTTTACCCCCACTGTCTTCTCAAACCCCAGTGATTGGGAGGTTAGTGGAGCTGCCTGAGTTGCATCTAGGCAGCAGAACTGAGTGTGAGTCTGGTTCCGCTTCCTGCAAAAGGGGTGATGGGGAGCAAGGAGGTAGCTCTCCCCCAGAGAGTGGGCCTGTACTGTCTAGAGTGGGCAGTAGTACATTCGAAGAAGGAACTGATCAGGCTTTTGATAACAGTCCCACTACGAAAGATCCTGTAAATGTGATTGCTGCTTCTGTCCCTGAGTTGTCACTGGCTGGCTGCCAGCAGGACAGGTCTGCTGACAATGAAGTTGGACTTGGTGACTCGGGTCCACTCACTAGGGGAAGTGACAGTAGGCAAGAAGCTTTGAAGCTCGAGGCTCTAACACTGAACAACACTGCTCCCTGGGGGCACACACTGTCAACTTACGAGGTAGTGAAGCAGTCTGAGCCAGAATCCAGGCAAAATGCACCATCTGTGCAGCCCCAGGTTGGAGTAGAGTGGGAGAGAGCTGCTCCCCTCAGTGATGTCACATCTGAGGTGTCAGTAGCCAAGGAAGGTAGGGCTCCCCCTGAAAGCTGTGCTTCACTCTGGGCAGCACCACCTAGAGGAGGCATGCCCATCCCTGGCAGCAACAGCGAACGGGCAGACATGGAAGAGGTGAGAGTTAATGGCAGCTCTGAAACACCGAGTCCTCACAGTGAGTCCACAGACACAGCATCTGACTTCGAAGGCAACCTTACTGAGGACAGCAGTGAGGCTGACACTGTTGAAACCACGGCAGCAAAGGGATCTTTGGTGGACGAGGATAAAAAGCCTGGCCGCAGCCGCTCCACCTCGGCATCCACATTGAGCGGTGACTTGAATCTGGTTACAAGGACAGAGGGCATGACTGCTGCTCAGAGCTGGGTCTCTAGAGTGTGTGCAATCCCCCCCAAAGCCCCAGACTCCTTGTTGTCTAGTACTGAGCACCAGCTGAGACCAGTGGGCCTGCCTGGGCCTGGGTCTTCAGTGGAGGCCACCAACCCACTGGCGATGCAGTTGCCGCAGGGTAACTTGACCCTTGACAAGGTCCTTCCTCCAAGCCGCAGGGGCAGCCCAGCAGAACCTCCACGACTGCCGCTCCTGAGAGAGCAAGGCCGGGCCCCCATGGATGAGGGAACGCGGCATGGTCCTGGGGAGACCCGTCACCCGGGTGACAGAAGCAGCCCCGGTTCTGTAGAAGCACTGAAGGAGCCGCCTCTACTGGGCCAGGGCTGTGCGCCAAGCACTGGTCTTGGTAGGGCAGAGGCCACTCCAACTCCTGGAACACCCAAGACTTCCAAGAAGGACCCAAGTTTAGACTCCTTGCATCCAATGACAGCTCTGATGCCCTCCTCTGGAAATCTGGACAAAGTGGACTCCAAAGagcatttctcttcctttccttgtgCAGAGAAGAAGGAAGCCCGGGTTCTGTCCCAGAGCAGTGACCCAGGTGCTGCTCCAGGCCAGCGACCTCAGGACCCCACAGCCTTGAGATTGTCATCTCGCTCTTCCCCAGATGTGCTCTCTGGTCCTGAGCAGACAGCGGAGGCCCTGGGTGACCACAGCAGTGCTCAAGGCCCAGAGAAGAAGCTCTTTGGCCCTAGGAACATGGCTGCCACCCTTCATTGCCCCAGACCTGCTGACCCAACACCCCTGCCGGCCGAGGTCCCTCCAGTCTTTCCTAGTAGGAAATTAGGGCCAAGTAAAAACTGTGTGTCTGATGGAGCACAGACTGCAAGGGAAGACTGGGCTCCAAAGCCACCACCTGCCTCTGCTGGCAGTGTAAAGACTGAGAAGACCTTCTCAAGGGGTCCCCTTAAGGCAGATGCAGAGAACAGAAAAACCGGTGGGCGCAGTCCTCTGGAAGTGGTGGGTCACCTACAAGGGATGCCCTTTGTCGTGGACCTGCCTTTATGGAAATTACCCCGAGAGCCAGGGAAAGGGCTCAGTCAGCCCCTTGAGCCTTCTTCCATCCCCTCCCAACTAAACATCAAGCAGGCTTTTTATGGGAAGTTTTCTAAACTCCAGCTGAGTTCCACCAGCTTTAATTACTCCTCCAGCTCTCCCACCTTCCCCAAAGGCCTTGCTGGCAGCGTGGTGCAGCTGAGCCACAAAGCAAACTTCGGTGCGAGCCACAGTGCATCCCTCTCCCTGCAGATGTTCACCGACAGCAGCACAGTGGAAAGCATCTCTCTGCAGTGCGCGTGCAGCCTGAAAGCCATGATCATGTGCCAAGGCTGTGGAGCATTCTGTCATGATGACTGTATCGGACCCTCAAAGCTCTGTGTATTGTGCCTTGTGGTGAGATAA
- the Asxl1 gene encoding polycomb group protein ASXL1 isoform X3, which yields MKDKQKRKKERTWAEAARLVLENYSDAPMTPKQILQVIEAEGLKEMRSGTSPLACLNAMLHSNSRGGEGLFYKLPGRISLFTLKKDALQWSRNVAAVDGEEPEDSADVESCGSNETSTVSGENDVSLDETSSNASCSTESQSRPISNPKDSYRAPSQANKQKKKTGVMLPRVVLTPLKVNGAHVESTSGQMKRNRGEEVDFETPGSILVNTNLRALINSRTFHALPSHFQQQLLFLLPEVDRQVGTDGLLRLSSTALNNEFFTHAAQSWRERLADGEFTHEMQVRIRQEMEKEKKVEQWKEKFFEDYYGQKLGLTKEESMQQNMGQEEAKIKSSLCVARESARPQRGPSARQRDGHFKKRSRPDLRTRARRNLYKKQEPEQAGVVKESKSVAPDVAPPNDEESKTNSAGMSCAPGPGVSSAAPNPESHKCPGEPVSSRIQAEPDNLARTSVSPDRIPSLLQDTVDQEPKDQKRKSFEQAASASFPEKKPRLEDRQSFRNTIESVHTEKPQPTKEEPKVPPIRIQLSRIKPPWVVKGQPTYQICPRIVPITESSCRGWTGTRTLADIKARALQARGARGHHCHREAATTAIGGGGGPGGGGGGATDEGGGRGSGDGGEARGHSEPRGVPSTPGESASDLQRTQLLPPCPLNGECTQTGPAMSTARREDPGSVRKEESCPLQRVPGVFTSELEDASQPPVAPTGDQPFQALPPLSSQTPVIGRLVELPELHLGSRTECESGSASCKRGDGEQGGSSPPESGPVLSRVGSSTFEEGTDQAFDNSPTTKDPVNVIAASVPELSLAGCQQDRSADNEVGLGDSGPLTRGSDSRQEALKLEALTLNNTAPWGHTLSTYEVVKQSEPESRQNAPSVQPQVGVEWERAAPLSDVTSEVSVAKEGRAPPESCASLWAAPPRGGMPIPGSNSERADMEEVRVNGSSETPSPHSESTDTASDFEGNLTEDSSEADTVETTAAKGSLVDEDKKPGRSRSTSASTLSGDLNLVTRTEGMTAAQSWVSRVCAIPPKAPDSLLSSTEHQLRPVGLPGPGSSVEATNPLAMQLPQGNLTLDKVLPPSRRGSPAEPPRLPLLREQGRAPMDEGTRHGPGETRHPGDRSSPGSVEALKEPPLLGQGCAPSTGLGRAEATPTPGTPKTSKKDPSLDSLHPMTALMPSSGNLDKVDSKEHFSSFPCAEKKEARVLSQSSDPGAAPGQRPQDPTALRLSSRSSPDVLSGPEQTAEALGDHSSAQGPEKKLFGPRNMAATLHCPRPADPTPLPAEVPPVFPSRKLGPSKNCVSDGAQTAREDWAPKPPPASAGSVKTEKTFSRGPLKADAENRKTGGRSPLEVVGHLQGMPFVVDLPLWKLPREPGKGLSQPLEPSSIPSQLNIKQAFYGKFSKLQLSSTSFNYSSSSPTFPKGLAGSVVQLSHKANFGASHSASLSLQMFTDSSTVESISLQCACSLKAMIMCQGCGAFCHDDCIGPSKLCVLCLVVR from the exons AAGGATGCCCTGCAGTGGTCTCGAAATGTGGCTGCAGTGGATGGAGAAGAGCCAGAGGACTCGGCTGATGTGGAGAGCTGTGGGTCCAATGAAACCAGCACTGTGAGTGGTGAAAATGATG TGTCTCTTGATGAAACGTCTTCAAATGCATCCTGTTCTACAGAATCTCAGAGTCGGCCCATCTCCAACCCTAAGGATAGCTACAGAGCTCCCTCACAG gcaaacaaacaaaagaaaaagactgggGTCATGCTGCCACGAGTTGTCCTGACTCCTCTGAAGGTAAATGGGGCCCACGTGGAATCTACATCAG GTCAAATGAAGCGCAACAGAGGGGAAGAGGTAGATTTTGAAACACCTGGGTCCATTCTTGTCAACACCAACCTCCGTGCTCTGATAAACTCACGGACCTTTCATGCCCTGCCATCACACTTCCAGCAgcagctcctcttcctcctgcctgAGGTGGACAGGCAG GTGGGGACAGATGGCCTTTTGCGCCTCAGCAGCACTGCACTGAATAATGAGTTCTTCACCCATGCCGCTCAGAGCTGGCGAGAACGCCTTGCTGATG GTGAATTCACTCATGAGATGCAAGTTAGGATACGAcaggaaatggagaaagaaaagaaggtggaACAATGGAAAGAAAAGTTCTTTGAAGACTACTATGGACAGAA ATTGGGTTTGACCAAAGAAGAGTCAATGCAGCAGAACATGGGCCAGGAGGAGGccaaaatcaagagcagcttgtgtgtcgCAAGAGAATCAGCACGGCCACAGCGTGGTCCATCTGCCCGCCAACGGGACGGGCATTTTAAGAAACGCTCTCGCCCAGATCTCCGAACCAGAGCCAGAAGGAATCTATACAAAAAACAGGAACCAGAACAAGCAGGGGTTGTGAAGGAATCAAAATCTGTAGCTCCAGATGTTGCACCGCCTAATGACGAGGAATCTAAGACCAACTCAGCAGGGATGAGCTGTGCCCCTGGGCCAGGTGTGTCCTCTGCAGCACCCAACCCAGAAAGTCACAAGTGCCCAGGCGAACCTGTGTCTTCCCGGATCCAAGCAGAACCGGACAACTTGGCACGCACCTCTGTATCTCCAGACAGAATTCCCAGCTTACTTCAGGACACTGTGGATCAGGAGCCAAAAGATCAGAAGAGGAAATCCTTTGAGCAGGCAGCCTCTGCGTCCTTTCCCGAAAAGAAGCCCCGGCTTGAAGATCGTCAGTCCTTTCGTAACACAATTGAAAGTGTTCACACCGAAAAGCCACAGCCCACTAAAGAGGAGCCCAAAGTCCCGCCCATCCGG ATTCAACTTTCACGTATCAAACCACCCTGGGTGGTTAAAGGTCAGCCCACTTACCAGATATGTCCCCGGATTGTCCCCATCACGGAGTCCTCCTGCCGGGGCTGGACTGGTACCAGGACCCTCGCAGACATTAAAGCCCGTGCTCTGCAGGCCCGAGGGGCAAGAGGCCACCACTGCCATAGAGAGGCAGCCACCACTGCCATCGGAGGGGGGGGTGGCCCGGGTGGAGGTGGCGGCGGGGCCACCGATGAGGGAGGTGGTAGAggcagtggtgatggtggtgaggcCCGTGGCCACTCTGAACCCAGGGGAGTCCCAAGCACCCCTGGAGAGAGTGCGTCAGATCTACAGCGAACACAACTACTGCCGCCTTGTCCTCTGAACGGGGAGTGCACTCAGACTGGACCTGCCATGTCCACAGCCAGGAGAGAGGATCCGGGTTCTGTCAGAAAGGAGGAGAGCTGTCCACTGCAGAGGGTCCCCGGTGTATTCACGAGTGAGCTAGAAGATGCCTCCCAGCCCCCCGTTGCTCCCACTGGGGACCAGCCATTCCAAGCTTTACCCCCACTGTCTTCTCAAACCCCAGTGATTGGGAGGTTAGTGGAGCTGCCTGAGTTGCATCTAGGCAGCAGAACTGAGTGTGAGTCTGGTTCCGCTTCCTGCAAAAGGGGTGATGGGGAGCAAGGAGGTAGCTCTCCCCCAGAGAGTGGGCCTGTACTGTCTAGAGTGGGCAGTAGTACATTCGAAGAAGGAACTGATCAGGCTTTTGATAACAGTCCCACTACGAAAGATCCTGTAAATGTGATTGCTGCTTCTGTCCCTGAGTTGTCACTGGCTGGCTGCCAGCAGGACAGGTCTGCTGACAATGAAGTTGGACTTGGTGACTCGGGTCCACTCACTAGGGGAAGTGACAGTAGGCAAGAAGCTTTGAAGCTCGAGGCTCTAACACTGAACAACACTGCTCCCTGGGGGCACACACTGTCAACTTACGAGGTAGTGAAGCAGTCTGAGCCAGAATCCAGGCAAAATGCACCATCTGTGCAGCCCCAGGTTGGAGTAGAGTGGGAGAGAGCTGCTCCCCTCAGTGATGTCACATCTGAGGTGTCAGTAGCCAAGGAAGGTAGGGCTCCCCCTGAAAGCTGTGCTTCACTCTGGGCAGCACCACCTAGAGGAGGCATGCCCATCCCTGGCAGCAACAGCGAACGGGCAGACATGGAAGAGGTGAGAGTTAATGGCAGCTCTGAAACACCGAGTCCTCACAGTGAGTCCACAGACACAGCATCTGACTTCGAAGGCAACCTTACTGAGGACAGCAGTGAGGCTGACACTGTTGAAACCACGGCAGCAAAGGGATCTTTGGTGGACGAGGATAAAAAGCCTGGCCGCAGCCGCTCCACCTCGGCATCCACATTGAGCGGTGACTTGAATCTGGTTACAAGGACAGAGGGCATGACTGCTGCTCAGAGCTGGGTCTCTAGAGTGTGTGCAATCCCCCCCAAAGCCCCAGACTCCTTGTTGTCTAGTACTGAGCACCAGCTGAGACCAGTGGGCCTGCCTGGGCCTGGGTCTTCAGTGGAGGCCACCAACCCACTGGCGATGCAGTTGCCGCAGGGTAACTTGACCCTTGACAAGGTCCTTCCTCCAAGCCGCAGGGGCAGCCCAGCAGAACCTCCACGACTGCCGCTCCTGAGAGAGCAAGGCCGGGCCCCCATGGATGAGGGAACGCGGCATGGTCCTGGGGAGACCCGTCACCCGGGTGACAGAAGCAGCCCCGGTTCTGTAGAAGCACTGAAGGAGCCGCCTCTACTGGGCCAGGGCTGTGCGCCAAGCACTGGTCTTGGTAGGGCAGAGGCCACTCCAACTCCTGGAACACCCAAGACTTCCAAGAAGGACCCAAGTTTAGACTCCTTGCATCCAATGACAGCTCTGATGCCCTCCTCTGGAAATCTGGACAAAGTGGACTCCAAAGagcatttctcttcctttccttgtgCAGAGAAGAAGGAAGCCCGGGTTCTGTCCCAGAGCAGTGACCCAGGTGCTGCTCCAGGCCAGCGACCTCAGGACCCCACAGCCTTGAGATTGTCATCTCGCTCTTCCCCAGATGTGCTCTCTGGTCCTGAGCAGACAGCGGAGGCCCTGGGTGACCACAGCAGTGCTCAAGGCCCAGAGAAGAAGCTCTTTGGCCCTAGGAACATGGCTGCCACCCTTCATTGCCCCAGACCTGCTGACCCAACACCCCTGCCGGCCGAGGTCCCTCCAGTCTTTCCTAGTAGGAAATTAGGGCCAAGTAAAAACTGTGTGTCTGATGGAGCACAGACTGCAAGGGAAGACTGGGCTCCAAAGCCACCACCTGCCTCTGCTGGCAGTGTAAAGACTGAGAAGACCTTCTCAAGGGGTCCCCTTAAGGCAGATGCAGAGAACAGAAAAACCGGTGGGCGCAGTCCTCTGGAAGTGGTGGGTCACCTACAAGGGATGCCCTTTGTCGTGGACCTGCCTTTATGGAAATTACCCCGAGAGCCAGGGAAAGGGCTCAGTCAGCCCCTTGAGCCTTCTTCCATCCCCTCCCAACTAAACATCAAGCAGGCTTTTTATGGGAAGTTTTCTAAACTCCAGCTGAGTTCCACCAGCTTTAATTACTCCTCCAGCTCTCCCACCTTCCCCAAAGGCCTTGCTGGCAGCGTGGTGCAGCTGAGCCACAAAGCAAACTTCGGTGCGAGCCACAGTGCATCCCTCTCCCTGCAGATGTTCACCGACAGCAGCACAGTGGAAAGCATCTCTCTGCAGTGCGCGTGCAGCCTGAAAGCCATGATCATGTGCCAAGGCTGTGGAGCATTCTGTCATGATGACTGTATCGGACCCTCAAAGCTCTGTGTATTGTGCCTTGTGGTGAGATAA